A DNA window from Trichosurus vulpecula isolate mTriVul1 chromosome 2, mTriVul1.pri, whole genome shotgun sequence contains the following coding sequences:
- the TBR1 gene encoding T-box brain protein 1, which translates to MQLEHCLSPSIMLSKKFLNVSSSYPHSGGSELVLHDHPIISTTDNLERSSPLKKITRGMTNQSDTDNFPDSKDSPGDVQRSKLSPVLDGVSELRHSFDGSAADRYLLSQSSQPQSAATAPSTMFPYPSQHGPAHPAFSIGSPSRYMAHHPVITNGAYNSLLSNSSPQGYPAAGYPYPQQYGHSYQGAPFYQFSSTQPGLVPGKAQVYLCNRPLWLKFHRHQTEMIITKQGRRMFPFLSFNISGLDPTAHYNIFVDVILADPNHWRFQGGKWVPCGKADTNVQGNRVYMHPDSPNTGAHWMRQEISFGKLKLTNNKGASNNNGQMVVLQSLHKYQPRLHVVEVNEDGTEDTNQPGRVQTFTFPETQFIAVTAYQNTDITQLKIDHNPFAKGFRDNYDTIYTGCDMDRLTPSPNDSPRSQIVPGARYAMAGSFLQDQFVSNYAKARFHPGAGAGPGPGTDRSVPHTNGLLSPQQAEDPGAPSPQRWFVTPANNRLDFAASAYDTATDFAGNAATLLSYAAAGVKALPLQAAGCTGRPLGYYADPSGWGARSPPQYCSKSSSMLSCWPNSAAAAARMASSNPYLGEEAESLATERSPLPPGSEDSKPKDLSDSSWIETPSSIKSIDSTDSGIYEQAKRRRISPSDTPVSESSSPLKSEVLTQRDCEKNCAKDIGYYGFYSHS; encoded by the exons ATGCAGCTGGAGCACtgtctttctccttctatcaTGCTCTCCAAGAAATTTCTCAATGTGAGCAGCAGTTACCCACATTCAGGCGGATCTGAGCTTGTCTTGCATGATCATCCCATTATCTCGACCACTGACAACCTGGAGAGAAGTTCACCTTTGAAAAAAATTACCAGGGGGATGACGAATCAGTCAGATACAGacaattttcctgactccaaggactcACCAGGGGACGTCCAGAGAAGTAAACTCTCTCCTGTCTTGGACGGGGTCTCTGAGCTTCGTCACAGTTTCGATGGATCTGCTGCAGATCGCTATCTCCTCTCTCAGTCCAGCCAGCCCCAGTCCGCTGCCACTGCTCCCAGTACCATGTTCCCTTACCCCAGCCAGCATGGACCCGCGCACCCTGCCTTCTCTATCGGCAGCCCCAGTCGCTACATGGCACACCACCCCGTGATCACCAATGGAGCTTACAACAGCCTCTTGTCCAATTCTTCGCCACAGGGCTATCCAGCGGCGGGTTATCCTTACCCTCAACAGTATGGGCACTCTTACCAAGGAGCGCCTTTCTATCAGTTCTCCTCTACTCAACCGGGACTGGTGCCCGGCAAAGCTCAGGTCTACTTGTGCAACAGACCACTCTGGCTGAAATTTCATCGACATCAAACAGAGATGATCATCACCAAACAGGGAAG GCGCATGTTTCCTTTTTTAAGTTTTAACATTTCTGGTCTGGATCCCACGGCTCATTACAATATTTTTGTGGATGTAATTTTGGCGGACCCCAATCACTGGAGATTTCAAGGAGGGAAATGGGTTCCTTGCGGCAAAGCGGACACCAATGTACAAG GAAACCGGGTCTATATGCATCCCGATTCCCCCAATACAGGGGCTCATTGGATGCGCCAAGAAATCTCTTTTGGGAAATTAAAACTTACAAACAACAAAGGAGCTTCAAACAACAATGGCCAG ATGGTGGTTTTACAGTCTTTGCACAAGTACCAGCCCCGCTTGCATGTGGTGGAAGTGAACGAAGATGGTACTGAGGATACCAACCAGCCAGGGAGGGTCCAGACTTTCACCTTCCCGGAGACACAGTTCATAGCGGTCACCGCCTACCAAAACACAGAT ATTACGCAATTGAAAATAGATCACAACCCCTTCGCAAAGGGCTTTCGGGATAACTATGACAC GATCTACACGGGCTGCGATATGGACCGCCTGACTCCTTCGCCCAACGACTCTCCCCGCTCGCAGATAGTGCCGGGGGCCCGTTATGCAATGGCCGGCTCCTTCCTTCAGGACCAGTTCGTAAGCAACTACGCCAAGGCGCGCTTCCACCCGGGGGCCGGGGCCGGCCCAGGCCCAGGCACAGACCGCAGCGTGCCGCACACCAATGGGCTCCTGTCGCCCCAGCAGGCCGAGGACCCTGGGGCCCCGTCACCCCAGCGCTGGTTCGTCACGCCAGCCAACAACCGGCTGGACTTCGCCGCCTCGGCCTACGACACGGCCACTGACTTCGCAGGCAACGCGGCCACCTTGCTCTCATATGCCGCAGCGGGCGTCAAGGCTCTCCCGCTTCAGGCTGCAGGCTGCACTGGCCGGCCCCTGGGCTACTACGCAGACCCGTCGGGCTGGGGGGCCCGCAGCCCTCCGCAGTACTGCAGTAAGTCCAGCTCCATGCTTTCGTGTTGGCCCAACAGTGCAGCGGCCGCCGCTCGCATGGCCAGCAGCAACCCCTACCTAGGCGAGGAGGCGGAGAGCCTGGCTACTGAGCGCTCCCCTTTGCCCCCGGGTTCCGAGGACTCCAAGCCCAAAGACTTATCCGACTCCAGCTGGATCGAAACCCCTTCGTCCATTAAGTCCATCGACTCCACTGATTCTGGGATTTACGAGCAGGCCAAGAGGAGGCGTATCTCGCCGTCTGACACGCCCGTGTCCGAGAGCTCCTCTCCCCTCAAGAGCGAAGTGTTGACCCAAAGGGACTGTGAGAAGAACTGCGCCAAGGACATAGGCTACTACGGCTTCTACTCTCACAGCTAG